The proteins below are encoded in one region of Bacillus vallismortis:
- the pseC gene encoding UDP-4-amino-4,6-dideoxy-N-acetyl-beta-L-altrosamine transaminase, protein MNNENKLAIAGGKPVRDSYLPYGRQWLDEEDIQSVVDVLRGDYLTTGPTIDLFEQKVAEYAGSRYAVAFSSGTAALHAACFAAGISQGDEVITTPITFAASANCILYMGAKPVFADIDPLTYNIDPDSIEKLITPKTKAIIPVDFTGQPVNHDQIQKIAKANNVIVIEDAAHALGASYKGKKIGSISDMTMFSFHPVKHITTGEGGMITTNNRTYYEKLLQFRSHGITRDPKKLTQDHGSWYYEMHFLGFNYRMTDIQASLGVSQLKKIDDFINTRNHLARIYNEKLKTISHIHLPSQDAASTSSWHLYIINLHLDQLKGTRDDIFNAMQKENIGVNVHYIPVYLHPYYQRLGYQAGLCPHAEALYKGIITLPLFQSMNEKDADDVIKALKKVVDFYS, encoded by the coding sequence ATGAATAATGAAAATAAATTGGCGATTGCAGGCGGTAAGCCCGTCAGAGATTCTTACCTTCCATACGGCAGACAATGGCTGGATGAGGAAGATATCCAATCGGTAGTTGATGTTTTACGTGGAGACTATTTGACGACGGGCCCAACCATTGACTTATTCGAACAGAAAGTCGCTGAATATGCTGGCAGCAGATATGCTGTTGCATTTTCCAGCGGCACAGCTGCTTTGCATGCAGCTTGCTTTGCTGCGGGAATTTCACAGGGAGATGAAGTGATTACTACACCCATCACCTTCGCGGCAAGCGCCAATTGTATTTTGTACATGGGCGCCAAACCGGTTTTTGCAGATATTGACCCGCTCACATACAATATCGACCCTGATTCTATTGAAAAGCTGATTACCCCAAAAACAAAGGCTATTATCCCCGTAGACTTCACGGGACAGCCGGTGAACCACGACCAAATTCAAAAAATCGCAAAAGCCAATAACGTAATCGTCATTGAAGATGCTGCACATGCATTAGGCGCTTCATATAAAGGAAAAAAAATCGGTTCTATCAGTGATATGACGATGTTTAGCTTCCACCCCGTCAAACATATCACAACCGGCGAAGGCGGAATGATAACGACTAATAATAGAACATATTATGAAAAGCTGCTCCAATTTCGCAGTCACGGTATAACCCGTGATCCGAAAAAATTAACCCAAGACCATGGATCGTGGTACTATGAAATGCACTTCCTTGGTTTCAATTATCGGATGACAGATATCCAAGCTTCATTAGGGGTCAGCCAACTGAAAAAAATAGATGATTTTATTAACACACGAAATCATCTTGCCAGAATCTATAATGAAAAATTAAAAACCATCTCCCACATTCATCTCCCAAGCCAAGATGCAGCCTCAACTTCAAGCTGGCACCTTTATATTATCAACTTACATCTCGATCAGCTAAAGGGAACTCGCGATGACATTTTTAACGCTATGCAAAAAGAAAATATTGGAGTTAACGTTCACTATATACCTGTGTATCTACATCCTTACTATCAACGTTTAGGTTATCAAGCCGGCCTATGTCCACATGCAGAAGCCCTTTATAAAGGAATCATCACCTTGCCTCTGTTTCAATCAATGAACGAAAAAGATGCAGATGACGTGATCAAAGCACTAAAAAAAGTAGTGGATTTTTATTCGTAG
- a CDS encoding undecaprenyl-diphosphatase: MNYELFKAIHGLSHHNSVLDSIMVFITEYAILAYALILLAIWVFGNTQSRKNVLYAGLTGIAGLVINFLISQVYFEPRPFVAHTVHTLIPHDADASFPSDHTTGALAISIAMLFRNRKIGWPLVIFGLLTGFSRIWVGHHYPVDVLGSLVVSIIIGFLFFRFSDLLRPLVDWIVRIYEAIINKLTKKPTDQNF, from the coding sequence TTGAATTACGAACTATTTAAAGCCATCCATGGACTATCTCATCACAATTCGGTTCTTGATTCCATTATGGTCTTCATAACGGAATATGCCATTCTCGCTTATGCTCTCATCCTGCTGGCTATCTGGGTGTTCGGGAACACGCAAAGCAGAAAAAATGTGCTTTACGCGGGCCTTACAGGAATTGCGGGTCTTGTCATCAACTTTTTGATTTCACAAGTTTATTTCGAACCGCGCCCGTTCGTCGCGCACACTGTGCATACACTGATTCCGCACGATGCGGATGCTTCATTTCCGAGTGACCACACGACAGGCGCGTTAGCGATTTCGATTGCGATGCTATTCAGAAACCGCAAGATCGGCTGGCCGCTTGTCATTTTCGGGCTATTGACAGGGTTTTCAAGAATTTGGGTAGGGCATCACTATCCCGTAGATGTATTGGGCAGCCTCGTTGTCTCTATCATTATCGGGTTCCTATTCTTTAGGTTTTCAGATCTGCTTCGCCCATTGGTCGATTGGATTGTGAGAATCTATGAAGCCATCATCAATAAACTGACGAAAAAACCAACCGATCAAAATTTCTAG
- a CDS encoding P-II family nitrogen regulator translates to MSGQMFKVEIVTRPANFEKLKEELGKIGVTSLTFSNVHGCGLQKAHTELYRGVKIESNVYERLKIEIVVSKVPVDQVTETAKRVLKTGSPGDGKIFVYEISNTINIRTGEEGPDAL, encoded by the coding sequence ATGAGCGGTCAAATGTTCAAGGTGGAAATTGTAACGCGTCCGGCAAATTTCGAAAAGCTGAAGGAGGAACTTGGAAAAATCGGAGTGACCTCTCTGACCTTCTCCAATGTTCACGGCTGCGGCCTTCAAAAAGCGCATACGGAGCTCTATCGAGGGGTAAAAATAGAAAGCAATGTATACGAGCGTTTAAAAATTGAAATTGTGGTCAGCAAAGTCCCTGTTGATCAAGTGACTGAGACCGCTAAAAGAGTCCTGAAAACGGGTTCACCCGGCGACGGAAAAATATTTGTCTACGAAATCAGCAATACAATCAACATCCGCACCGGCGAGGAAGGACCTGACGCACTGTAA
- a CDS encoding cytidylyltransferase domain-containing protein translates to MTVTAIIQARMGSSRLPGKVLKKVLNKPLLEYQIERIKRSALIDEIVIATTTNAIDKPIVELSKRLSLAYYCGSENDVLSRYYEAAKMSKAETIVRLTSDCPIIDHRVIDKVITYYLDANGHYDYVSNTLNRTYPRGMDIEVFSASSLEKAHAESSLEYEREHVTPFIFMNPARFKLANITNAENQKQHRWTVDTPEDFLLIKKIIENLYPTKPDFSLEDTLALLNTFPEWSLLNARIEQKELFNENNDKDK, encoded by the coding sequence TTGACAGTAACGGCTATTATCCAAGCACGGATGGGCTCCAGCAGATTGCCAGGCAAAGTATTAAAAAAAGTTTTGAATAAACCTCTGCTGGAATATCAGATTGAAAGAATAAAGAGGTCAGCCCTTATTGATGAGATTGTGATCGCCACAACGACAAATGCTATAGATAAACCAATTGTTGAGCTAAGTAAGAGGTTATCTCTTGCTTATTATTGCGGGTCGGAAAATGATGTTCTATCAAGGTATTACGAAGCTGCAAAAATGAGCAAAGCGGAAACGATCGTCCGCTTAACCTCTGACTGCCCTATTATTGATCATCGTGTCATTGACAAAGTCATTACGTATTATCTAGATGCAAACGGTCACTATGATTATGTGTCTAACACTTTAAATAGAACGTACCCCCGCGGAATGGATATAGAAGTTTTTTCAGCTTCGTCGTTAGAAAAAGCTCATGCCGAGTCCAGTCTTGAATATGAACGAGAGCACGTAACACCCTTTATTTTCATGAATCCCGCCCGCTTCAAATTGGCTAATATCACCAATGCCGAAAATCAAAAACAGCATAGATGGACTGTGGACACACCTGAGGACTTTTTATTAATCAAAAAGATCATTGAAAATCTGTATCCAACTAAACCTGACTTTAGCTTAGAGGATACATTAGCATTATTGAACACGTTTCCGGAGTGGTCTTTACTCAACGCCCGAATAGAACAAAAAGAACTCTTCAATGAAAACAATGACAAAGATAAGTGA
- a CDS encoding SDR family NAD(P)-dependent oxidoreductase, translating to MFFKDKKILIIGGTGTIGKSLLQHILKDQPKVVRIFSRDEYKQFMLENEIGPRKDIRFLIGDVRDYDRVLHAMDGIDYVFHTAAMKHVPACEYNPYEAVLTNIIGTNHVIKAAVAQNVKKVVFTSSDKAISPTNAYGATKLTAERLISAAQYSKGRAETVFSCVRFGNVMGSRGSVVPLFTKQILKQKKVTVTDLNMNRFMMTLDQATSLLISALKESQGGEIFILKMPVISLRDLVSVVVEETCKNHNLNVDEIEIQEIGLRPGEKMYEELMTHDESTMAFELPEMFVIPSSFGKKNQYTQAKKATEGTYSSNDQEQMSKGEVLTLLKSQKLI from the coding sequence GTGTTTTTCAAAGATAAAAAAATACTCATCATTGGCGGAACAGGCACGATTGGAAAAAGCCTTCTACAACATATTTTGAAGGACCAGCCAAAGGTTGTGCGAATCTTCAGCAGGGATGAATATAAACAATTTATGCTAGAAAACGAAATCGGGCCAAGAAAGGATATTAGATTTTTAATAGGAGATGTACGAGATTATGACCGGGTCTTACATGCAATGGACGGCATTGACTACGTCTTCCATACTGCTGCCATGAAGCATGTTCCCGCTTGCGAATACAATCCCTATGAAGCGGTCCTGACAAATATTATAGGAACCAATCATGTCATCAAAGCAGCCGTTGCCCAAAACGTGAAAAAAGTCGTTTTTACAAGTTCCGATAAAGCAATCTCACCAACGAATGCATATGGCGCAACAAAACTCACAGCTGAAAGATTAATTTCCGCTGCACAATACAGCAAGGGAAGAGCCGAGACGGTTTTTTCGTGTGTTCGATTTGGAAATGTCATGGGTTCAAGGGGTTCTGTAGTTCCCTTGTTTACAAAACAAATCTTAAAGCAAAAAAAAGTGACTGTGACGGATTTAAACATGAACCGCTTTATGATGACACTGGATCAGGCGACGTCATTATTAATTAGTGCGCTTAAAGAATCTCAAGGCGGAGAAATTTTCATATTAAAAATGCCTGTGATCTCACTGCGTGACTTAGTGTCAGTCGTTGTTGAAGAAACATGCAAAAATCACAATCTGAATGTTGATGAAATTGAAATACAAGAGATCGGGCTGCGCCCCGGAGAAAAAATGTATGAAGAACTGATGACGCATGATGAATCAACTATGGCTTTTGAGCTGCCTGAAATGTTTGTGATTCCTTCATCATTCGGGAAAAAAAATCAATATACTCAAGCAAAAAAAGCAACTGAAGGAACTTATAGTTCAAATGATCAGGAGCAAATGTCAAAAGGAGAAGTCCTGACATTATTAAAATCGCAAAAACTCATTTAA
- a CDS encoding VanZ family protein codes for MNRLLLGGWTLFMLLSVCTESFSGMVLTQTVAFHFQPRPDLSQFLVLDVAELAVPEAFIQKIGHAFSFFVLTYLLWKQRCGIKLAAAGSFVFAFFTEVLQLFFSRNGCMRDVLIDAVGIGLFCGLYVLAKRRKHKMHEKYESRLS; via the coding sequence ATGAACCGTCTATTGCTCGGAGGCTGGACCCTTTTTATGCTGCTTTCTGTCTGTACGGAAAGTTTCAGCGGCATGGTCTTAACGCAAACGGTAGCCTTTCATTTTCAGCCGCGCCCCGACCTGTCTCAATTTTTGGTGTTGGATGTTGCTGAGCTTGCTGTACCTGAAGCGTTTATTCAAAAAATCGGGCACGCGTTTTCCTTCTTTGTCCTGACCTATTTGCTGTGGAAACAGCGGTGCGGCATAAAATTGGCTGCAGCCGGCTCATTTGTATTTGCGTTTTTTACAGAAGTTCTTCAGCTCTTCTTCAGCAGAAATGGATGTATGCGGGATGTGCTCATCGATGCTGTTGGAATTGGATTGTTTTGTGGTTTATATGTGTTGGCGAAGCGGAGAAAACATAAGATGCATGAAAAATATGAAAGCCGGCTGTCTTAA
- the pseG gene encoding UDP-2,4-diacetamido-2,4,6-trideoxy-beta-L-altropyranose hydrolase — protein sequence MNILFRADASIEIGTGHIMRCLTLAHALRKKGAHIIFVCRHLQGHLADVIREQQFDLIMLPEPKKNVFIPKATPHSDWLGVPWHVDSDETIHAMKNLNKEISLLIVDHYSIDINWEKKVKKHVKKMMVIDDLADRFHDCDILLDQNLYPHYKDRYVPLVPKSCKQFLGPEYVLLRDEFYSFCPSNKNCDGSIRKILVFFGGTDPTNETKKAMKAFQQLSSRDIELDIVIGSTNVHKNEIESICNKHVFFNFHCQVNHIAELMYNADLAIGAGGTAAWERCFLGLPAIVITVAENQELIAQTLDQIGAIQYLGPKESVKESHIVSALHDMINNPLSFIQMAKKARMLLEGNIDSRQNLLLEILK from the coding sequence ATGAATATTCTTTTCAGAGCAGATGCTTCAATTGAAATAGGCACAGGCCATATCATGAGGTGCCTCACGCTTGCTCATGCTTTGCGTAAAAAGGGAGCTCATATTATATTTGTTTGCCGACACTTACAGGGACATCTAGCTGATGTGATTCGCGAGCAGCAGTTTGATCTCATTATGCTTCCAGAACCTAAAAAGAATGTTTTCATTCCTAAAGCAACTCCCCATTCTGATTGGCTTGGTGTCCCTTGGCATGTTGACTCAGACGAAACCATTCATGCGATGAAAAACCTAAACAAGGAAATCTCTCTCCTTATCGTTGATCACTACTCAATTGATATCAATTGGGAGAAGAAAGTGAAAAAACATGTCAAAAAAATGATGGTAATTGATGATCTGGCTGACCGTTTCCATGATTGTGATATTTTATTAGACCAGAATCTTTATCCTCATTATAAAGACCGTTATGTTCCTTTGGTCCCCAAAAGCTGCAAACAATTTTTAGGGCCAGAGTATGTCTTATTGCGAGACGAATTTTATTCATTTTGTCCCAGTAACAAAAACTGCGATGGAAGCATAAGAAAGATTCTTGTCTTTTTTGGAGGCACTGATCCCACTAATGAAACGAAAAAGGCCATGAAAGCCTTTCAGCAGCTTTCCTCCCGTGATATTGAGCTGGACATCGTGATTGGAAGCACCAATGTTCATAAGAATGAAATTGAATCCATTTGTAATAAACATGTTTTTTTCAACTTTCACTGCCAAGTCAATCATATTGCAGAATTAATGTACAATGCCGACCTTGCGATAGGTGCGGGCGGAACTGCTGCATGGGAGCGCTGCTTTCTCGGCCTTCCAGCCATCGTGATCACAGTCGCTGAAAATCAAGAACTGATCGCTCAAACACTCGATCAAATAGGCGCTATTCAATATCTGGGGCCTAAAGAATCAGTCAAAGAATCACATATCGTCTCCGCCCTTCACGACATGATCAATAACCCCTTGTCATTCATACAAATGGCCAAAAAAGCCCGCATGCTACTAGAAGGAAATATTGATAGTCGCCAAAATCTCTTATTGGAAATTTTAAAGTAA
- a CDS encoding dTDP-glucose 4,6-dehydratase, translated as MNILVTGGAGFIGRWVVKKLLEDGHQVWVLDDLSNGRLENIEELKNAPGFIEFINGDIKDLKTLEDLFLNQFDICYHLGASINVQDSIDDPKTTFENDTIGTFNILELCKKHNVKVVFMSTCMVYDRAAFAEGIKETDPIKPASPYAGAKIAAENMVLSYYHAYGLPAVVIRPFNTYGPFQKTGGEGGVVAIFIKNKLDGKKLHIYGDGTQTRDLLYVEDCAHFVVQAGYSQKANGEIINAGLGRDISINDLAALIAGDRQNIHHVEHIHPQSEIPKLLCNYEKAKKILNWSPQVSLEEGIRKTEEWIKGTNLI; from the coding sequence ATGAATATTCTTGTTACCGGAGGAGCAGGTTTTATTGGCAGATGGGTTGTGAAAAAGTTATTAGAAGACGGTCATCAAGTATGGGTGCTGGATGATTTGTCGAACGGGCGTTTAGAAAATATTGAAGAGCTGAAGAACGCTCCGGGATTTATCGAGTTTATTAATGGAGATATAAAGGATCTAAAAACACTAGAAGATCTTTTCTTGAACCAATTTGATATTTGCTATCATTTGGGTGCAAGCATAAACGTACAAGACAGCATCGACGATCCGAAAACCACATTTGAAAATGACACAATCGGTACTTTTAACATTTTAGAATTATGTAAAAAGCATAATGTGAAAGTTGTTTTTATGAGTACCTGTATGGTGTATGACCGAGCTGCATTTGCAGAAGGCATTAAAGAAACAGACCCTATTAAACCCGCTTCTCCTTATGCAGGTGCAAAAATCGCCGCTGAAAACATGGTGCTCTCCTATTATCATGCGTATGGTCTTCCAGCAGTGGTGATACGTCCGTTTAACACGTATGGGCCTTTCCAGAAAACAGGTGGCGAAGGCGGAGTCGTCGCGATTTTTATAAAAAATAAATTGGACGGGAAAAAGCTGCATATATATGGGGATGGCACTCAAACACGAGATCTTTTATATGTTGAGGATTGTGCTCATTTCGTCGTGCAGGCCGGTTATTCCCAAAAAGCAAACGGTGAAATTATAAACGCAGGCCTTGGAAGAGATATCTCTATTAATGATTTAGCAGCATTAATTGCAGGCGATAGACAAAACATTCACCATGTAGAGCATATCCATCCTCAAAGTGAAATTCCAAAATTGTTATGCAACTACGAAAAAGCAAAGAAAATCCTTAATTGGAGCCCTCAGGTCAGTTTGGAGGAAGGAATAAGAAAAACAGAAGAATGGATTAAAGGCACGAATCTTATTTAA
- a CDS encoding DUF5362 family protein: MISLDKDENEIEHQNEGNDAVEQEIAAEESESRQLSTSAVKSLSDIAKWGKVSGILLIVMGSLATLSTLMTVIGAIPGVLLIISGVFLMRSAKAAAEAEGNLAGSAGENMLENYGKFIKMQLFYAASSIISALIGIALLIFIFVIIGIAAYESTDTYEDPDSYYYEDDPVFE; this comes from the coding sequence ATGATTAGTCTGGATAAAGATGAAAACGAGATTGAACATCAGAACGAAGGAAATGATGCCGTTGAACAGGAGATTGCGGCTGAGGAAAGTGAAAGCCGCCAGCTGAGTACCTCTGCTGTCAAGTCGCTATCAGACATCGCCAAGTGGGGCAAAGTGTCAGGCATTTTGCTGATCGTTATGGGATCGCTTGCCACACTGTCTACCTTGATGACAGTGATCGGCGCCATTCCGGGCGTACTACTCATTATCTCAGGCGTCTTTTTGATGCGTTCAGCAAAAGCAGCTGCGGAAGCCGAAGGAAATCTTGCCGGCAGTGCTGGTGAAAACATGCTTGAGAATTACGGAAAGTTTATAAAGATGCAGTTGTTTTACGCTGCATCCAGTATTATTTCGGCCCTGATTGGGATCGCTCTGCTCATTTTCATATTCGTGATTATCGGTATTGCCGCTTATGAAAGCACCGACACATATGAAGATCCGGATTCTTATTACTATGAGGATGATCCGGTGTTTGAATAG
- a CDS encoding GNAT family N-acetyltransferase → MTLRLAEHKDLEAVVAIYNSTIASRMVTADTEPVTPEDRMEWFLGHTESRPLYVAEDGSGNVAAWISFETFYGRPAYNKTAEVSIYIDEACRGKGVGSYLLKEALRIAPELGIRSLMAFIFGHNKPSLKLFEKHGFAEWGLFPGIAEMDGKRYDLKILGRELS, encoded by the coding sequence ATGACATTGCGTCTTGCTGAACATAAAGATCTGGAGGCTGTTGTTGCAATTTATAATTCAACGATTGCTTCGAGAATGGTAACAGCCGATACAGAACCGGTAACACCCGAAGACAGGATGGAGTGGTTTTTGGGGCATACAGAGTCGCGGCCGCTCTATGTTGCCGAAGACGGAAGCGGGAACGTTGCTGCCTGGATCAGCTTTGAAACATTTTACGGAAGGCCCGCTTATAATAAAACAGCGGAGGTCAGCATATACATTGACGAAGCATGCCGCGGCAAAGGCGTCGGATCGTATTTGCTCAAGGAAGCGCTTCGCATTGCGCCGGAACTTGGAATCCGTTCACTTATGGCCTTCATTTTCGGACATAATAAACCAAGCTTGAAGCTGTTTGAAAAGCACGGGTTTGCGGAATGGGGACTATTCCCCGGCATCGCCGAAATGGACGGCAAAAGATACGATTTAAAAATTTTAGGGAGAGAGCTATCATGA
- the spoIIQ gene encoding stage II sporulation protein spoIIQ: MREEEKKTSQVKKLQQFFRKRWVFPAIYLVSAAVILTAVLWYQSVSNDDVKDQLADNGGNSAYDNNDDAVEVGKSMENVAMPVVDSENVSVVKKFYETDAAKEEKEAALVTYNNTYSLSKGIDLAEKDGKDFDVSASLSGTVVKAEKDPVLGYVIEVEHANGLSTVYQSLSEVSVEQGDKVKQNQVIGKSGKNLYSEDSGNHVHFEIRKDGVAMNPLNFMDKPVSSIEKAAAAEEKAAAEETEESIQQSSEKKDGATEKGTEEKSDEKTDDSTDKSGSKESSTTEDTEQS; encoded by the coding sequence ATGAGAGAGGAAGAAAAGAAAACTTCTCAAGTCAAAAAACTTCAGCAGTTTTTTCGTAAACGCTGGGTGTTCCCTGCAATTTACTTAGTCAGTGCGGCCGTCATTTTAACAGCTGTCCTTTGGTACCAATCTGTATCAAATGATGATGTAAAGGATCAGTTGGCTGATAACGGCGGAAACTCCGCATATGACAACAACGACGATGCAGTTGAAGTAGGAAAGTCAATGGAAAATGTCGCTATGCCGGTTGTTGATTCTGAAAACGTATCTGTTGTGAAAAAGTTCTATGAAACCGATGCCGCAAAAGAAGAGAAAGAAGCAGCACTCGTTACCTATAATAACACGTACAGCCTAAGCAAAGGAATTGACTTAGCTGAGAAAGACGGAAAAGATTTCGATGTTTCTGCTTCTTTGAGCGGTACGGTTGTCAAGGCTGAAAAAGATCCGGTGCTGGGATACGTAATTGAAGTTGAACATGCCAACGGCTTATCAACTGTGTATCAATCTCTTTCTGAAGTAAGTGTTGAGCAAGGTGACAAGGTAAAGCAAAACCAAGTGATCGGAAAGTCTGGCAAGAACTTGTACAGTGAAGACAGCGGAAACCACGTGCATTTTGAAATCCGTAAAGACGGAGTCGCCATGAACCCGCTGAACTTTATGGACAAGCCGGTTTCTTCTATTGAAAAAGCTGCAGCAGCAGAAGAAAAAGCTGCCGCTGAAGAAACAGAAGAATCCATTCAGCAATCTTCCGAGAAAAAGGATGGAGCAACTGAAAAAGGAACAGAAGAAAAATCCGATGAGAAAACGGATGATTCAACTGACAAATCTGGTTCTAAAGAAAGCAGCACAACAGAAGACACTGAACAATCTTAA